Proteins encoded by one window of Canis aureus isolate CA01 chromosome 13, VMU_Caureus_v.1.0, whole genome shotgun sequence:
- the POU3F1 gene encoding POU domain, class 3, transcription factor 1 has translation MATTAQYLPRGPGGGAGGTGPLMHPDAAAAAAAAAAAERLHAGAAYREVQKLMHHEWLGAGAGHPVGLAHPQWLPAGGGGGGGDWAGGPHLEHGKAGGGGTGRADDGGGGGGGGGGFHARLVHQGAAHAGAAWAQGGTAHHLGPAMSPSPGAGGGHQPQPLGLYAQAAYPGGGGGGLAGMLAAGGGGAGPGLHHALHEDGHEAQLEPSPPPHLGAHGHAHGHAHAGGLHAAAAHLHPGAGGGGSSVGEHSDEDAPSSDDLEQFAKQFKQRRIKLGFTQADVGLALGTLYGNVFSQTTICRFEALQLSFKNMCKLKPLLNKWLEETDSSSGSPTNLDKIAAQGRKRKKRTSIEVGVKGALESHFLKCPKPSAHEITGLADSLQLEKEVVRVWFCNRRQKEKRMTPAAGAGHPPMDDVYAPGELGPGGGGASPPSAPPPPPPAALHHHHHHTLPGSVQ, from the coding sequence atGGCCACCACCGCGCAGTACCTGCCGCGGGGCCCCGGCGGCGGAGCGGGGGGCACGGGGCCGCTCATGCACCCGGacgccgcggcggcggcggcggcggcggcggcggccgagcgGCTGCACGCGGGGGCCGCGTACCGCGAAGTGCAGAAGCTGATGCACCACGAGTGGctgggcgcgggcgcgggccaCCCCGTGGGCCTGGCGCACCCCCAGTGGCTgcccgcgggcggcggcggcggcggcggcgactgGGCCGGGGGCCCGCACCTGGAACACGGCAAggcgggcggcggcggcaccGGCCGGGCCgacgacggcggcggcggcggcggcggcggcggcggcttccACGCGCGCCTGGTGCACCAGGGGGCGGCCCACGCGGGCGCGGCTTGGGCGCAGGGCGGCACGGCGCACCACCTGGGCCCGGCCATGTCGCCGTCcccgggggccggcgggggccaCCAGCCGCAGCCGCTCGGGCTGTACGCGCAGGCGGCCTacccgggaggcggcggcggcggcctggcGGGGATGCtggccgcggggggcggcggcgcggggcccggCCTGCACCACGCGCTGCACGAGGACGGCCACGAGGCGCAGCTGGAGCCGTCGCCCCCGCCGCACCTGGGCGCCCACGGACACGCACACGGACACGCACACGCGGGCGGCCTGCACGCGGCGGCGGCGCACCTGCacccgggcgcgggcggcggcggctcgtCGGTGGGCGAGCACTCGGACGAGGACGCGCCCAGCTCGGACGACCTGGAGCAGTTCGCCAAGCAGTTCAAGCAGCGGCGCATCAAGCTGGGCTTCACGCAGGCCGACGTGGGGCTGGCGCTGGGCACGCTGTACGGTAACGTGTTCTCGCAGACCACCATCTGCCGCTTCGAGGCCCTGCAGCTGAGCTTCAAGAACATGTGCAAGCTCAAGCCGCTGCTCAACAAGTGGCTGGAGGAGACCGACTCGTCCAGCGGCAGCCCCACCAACCTGGACAAGATCGCGGCGCAGGGCCGCAAGCGCAAGAAGCGCACGTCCATCGAGGTGGGGGTCAAAGGCGCGCTCGAGAGCCACTTTCTCAAGTGCCCCAAGCCCTCGGCGCACGAGATCACCGGCCTGGCCGACAGCCTGCAGCTGGAGAAGGAGGTGGTGCGCGTCTGGTTCTGCAACCGGCGGCAGAAGGAGAAGCGCATGACCCCGGCGGCCGGCGCCGGCCACCCGCCCATGGACGACGTTTACGCACCGGGCGAGctggggccgggcgggggcggcgcatCGCCACCCtcggcgcccccgccgcccccgccggccgcgctgcaccaccaccaccaccacacactgCCCGGCTCGGTGCAGTGA